The following proteins are co-located in the Pseudomonas antarctica genome:
- the tsaA gene encoding tRNA (N6-threonylcarbamoyladenosine(37)-N6)-methyltransferase TrmO encodes MSYQVSPVGFVRSCFKEKFAIPRQPQLAPAARGVLELVAPFDQGEAVQGLEQVSHVWLLFLFHQALEDKPRLKVRPPRLGGNTSMGVFATRATHRPNGIGQSVVKLDKVEPGRLWISGIDLLDGTPVLDIKPYVPYADIIDSATNSIASSAPQLIPVQWLKTALLQAQGHAQRLDEPLVALIEQCLAQDPRPAYQTPGPEREYGAQFWDVDVRWHYPEAGVICVLEVVPAK; translated from the coding sequence ATGAGTTACCAGGTCTCGCCCGTCGGCTTCGTGCGCTCCTGTTTCAAGGAGAAGTTCGCCATCCCGCGCCAGCCGCAACTGGCGCCGGCCGCCCGTGGCGTGCTGGAGCTGGTGGCGCCGTTCGACCAGGGTGAGGCGGTGCAGGGCCTGGAACAGGTCAGCCATGTCTGGTTGCTGTTTCTGTTCCACCAGGCTCTGGAAGACAAGCCTCGGCTCAAAGTGCGCCCGCCACGCCTGGGCGGCAACACGTCCATGGGTGTATTTGCCACCCGCGCGACCCATCGTCCCAACGGCATTGGCCAGTCAGTGGTCAAGCTGGACAAGGTCGAACCGGGGCGGTTGTGGATTTCCGGGATTGATTTGCTGGATGGCACGCCAGTGCTGGATATCAAGCCGTATGTGCCGTATGCCGACATTATCGACAGCGCCACCAACAGCATCGCGAGCAGCGCGCCGCAGCTGATTCCGGTGCAGTGGCTGAAGACCGCCCTGCTCCAGGCACAAGGCCACGCTCAGCGCCTTGACGAGCCGTTGGTGGCGTTGATCGAGCAATGTCTGGCACAGGACCCACGGCCGGCGTATCAGACGCCGGGGCCTGAGCGTGAATACGGGGCACAGTTCTGGGATGTGGATGTGCGCTGGCACTATCCGGAGGCGGGCGTGATCTGTGTGCTGGAAGTGGTTCCAGCCAAATAA
- a CDS encoding DUF3800 domain-containing protein — protein MHLLYVDESGTPSDPSQSFFILAGVSIFERQTHWVETQMNEIAARFSPEDPYAIELHGSPMRSGKSEWRPFPMADRIQAIKDCLSIIANSKGKYRLFASVVERGAHGADDPIKSCFEQVASRFDKYLQRFNTQGKPERGIAIFDTSHTEKSIQNLARTFKYDGHSFGKLRNFAEVPLFLDSKASRMIQLVDLVAFAIFRHYQADDSQYFDIIKKSFDSVGGTMHGLHVRRASQNVGVAVQIATTTIVTPEAVLAVEEIAINNS, from the coding sequence ATGCACCTTCTATATGTTGACGAATCAGGCACGCCAAGCGACCCGAGCCAGAGCTTTTTCATCCTCGCGGGCGTGTCCATCTTTGAACGTCAAACTCACTGGGTTGAAACCCAGATGAACGAGATCGCCGCAAGGTTCTCCCCTGAAGACCCCTACGCGATTGAGCTCCACGGTTCGCCGATGAGATCTGGCAAGAGCGAATGGCGGCCTTTCCCGATGGCCGACCGGATTCAAGCTATCAAAGACTGTCTCAGCATCATCGCCAACTCTAAAGGCAAATATCGCTTGTTCGCTTCGGTAGTCGAACGTGGAGCGCATGGGGCAGACGATCCGATCAAATCTTGTTTTGAACAGGTCGCATCGAGGTTTGACAAATACCTCCAACGATTCAATACGCAGGGCAAACCTGAGAGAGGGATCGCAATTTTTGACACCTCCCACACAGAAAAAAGCATCCAGAACCTTGCGAGAACATTCAAGTACGATGGGCACTCATTCGGTAAGCTCAGAAACTTTGCTGAGGTACCACTGTTTCTGGACTCCAAAGCGTCAAGGATGATCCAGTTGGTCGACCTGGTTGCATTTGCGATTTTTCGACACTATCAAGCTGACGATTCGCAATACTTCGACATCATCAAAAAAAGCTTCGACAGCGTGGGCGGCACCATGCATGGCCTTCATGTCCGTAGAGCGTCCCAAAATGTAGGTGTCGCGGTACAGATCGCGACCACAACGATCGTGACACCCGAGGCTGTGCTGGCGGTCGAAGAGATAGCAATCAACAACAGTTGA
- a CDS encoding diacylglycerol kinase — MSPFKGQTGIKRIFNAGSYSLDGLRAAFTGEAAFRQLVLLNVILIPLSFFLHVSRVERALLIAVCLLALIVELLNSAVEAAIDRISLDRHPLSKNAKDMGSAAQFVALTMITLVWAVILI; from the coding sequence ATGTCGCCTTTCAAGGGTCAAACCGGTATCAAACGTATCTTCAACGCAGGGAGCTATTCTCTGGATGGCCTGCGCGCGGCTTTCACCGGCGAGGCGGCATTCCGTCAGTTGGTGTTGCTGAATGTCATCCTGATCCCGTTGAGCTTTTTCCTGCACGTCAGCCGGGTCGAGCGCGCTTTGCTGATCGCGGTGTGCCTGCTGGCGTTGATCGTCGAGCTGCTCAACTCAGCCGTAGAAGCGGCGATCGACCGCATCTCGCTCGACCGTCACCCTTTGTCGAAAAACGCCAAGGACATGGGCAGCGCCGCGCAATTCGTGGCACTGACCATGATCACCCTGGTGTGGGCCGTGATTCTGATCTGA
- a CDS encoding LysR family transcriptional regulator encodes MRFTLRQLQVFVAVAQQESVSRAAGLLALSQSAASTSITELERQSSCQLFDRAGKRLSLNALGHQLLPQAVALLDQAKEIEDLLNGKSGFGSLAVGATLTIGNYLATLLIGSFMQQHPESQVKLHVQNTANIVHQVAHYEIDLGLIEGDCSHPDIEVQTWVEDELVVFCAPQHHLAKRGVATMEELTHEAWILREQGSGTRLTFDQAMRHHRSALNIRLELEHTEAIKRAVESGLGIGCISRLALRDAFRRGSLVPVETPDLDLARQFYFIWHKQKYQTSAMREFLELCRAFTAGVQRSDEIVLPSIA; translated from the coding sequence ATGCGATTTACTCTACGTCAACTGCAAGTTTTCGTCGCCGTCGCCCAGCAGGAAAGCGTCTCACGCGCTGCTGGCCTTCTGGCCTTATCTCAATCCGCCGCCAGCACGTCGATTACCGAGTTGGAGCGTCAATCCAGCTGCCAATTATTCGACCGCGCGGGCAAACGGCTGAGCCTCAACGCCCTTGGCCACCAGCTATTGCCCCAGGCCGTGGCGCTGCTGGACCAGGCCAAGGAGATCGAAGACCTGCTCAACGGCAAGTCCGGCTTCGGCTCCCTGGCGGTCGGCGCCACCCTGACCATCGGCAATTACCTGGCCACCCTGCTGATCGGCAGCTTCATGCAGCAGCACCCCGAGAGCCAGGTGAAGCTGCATGTGCAGAACACTGCGAATATCGTGCACCAGGTCGCGCACTACGAAATTGACCTGGGTCTAATCGAAGGCGACTGCAGCCACCCGGACATCGAGGTGCAAACCTGGGTCGAAGATGAGCTGGTGGTGTTTTGTGCGCCCCAGCATCATTTGGCCAAACGCGGCGTGGCGACCATGGAAGAGCTGACCCATGAAGCGTGGATCCTGCGCGAACAAGGTTCAGGCACACGCCTGACGTTTGACCAGGCCATGCGCCATCACCGCAGCGCGCTGAATATCCGCCTGGAACTGGAACACACCGAGGCGATCAAGCGTGCGGTGGAATCGGGATTGGGGATTGGCTGCATTTCCCGGCTGGCACTGCGCGATGCGTTCCGCCGTGGCAGTTTGGTGCCGGTGGAAACCCCGGACCTGGACCTGGCCCGGCAGTTCTACTTCATCTGGCATAAACAGAAATACCAGACCTCGGCGATGCGCGAGTTTCTGGAGCTGTGCCGCGCTTTCACCGCCGGGGTTCAGCGCAGCGACGAGATCGTGCTGCCGAGCATTGCCTGA
- a CDS encoding PIN domain-containing protein, with translation MEQEVRIDKDVGSQIFIMIDTCVWLDLAKDYRQRATIAALQELINFEIVVLLLPQQVIDEFDRNKDRIIKESGQSLTSTFRRVRDAVSQFGKPEGLEEALIQLSDIDHRVGMLGEAVNESIGRIEKIFAGARKIQTNDATLRAAAMRAVEKRAPFHKPKNSMGDAILIELYAAALIDEKKGAGNQFVFVTHNKHDFSSGTGDDRIPHPDIADFFNGTHSTYSINLNSYLNEIAPKWVELQLMNEYQDEPRLLSELLKVEERLTSQVWYNRHRGRCIEVEEARLKVLPEAQYSRSPYKQDEILDTIWNGALAAAKRVEEEVGLDDLGPWNDFEWGMINGKLSAIRWMLGYEWDMLDT, from the coding sequence ATGGAGCAGGAAGTCAGAATAGATAAGGACGTAGGGAGCCAGATCTTCATTATGATCGATACCTGTGTCTGGCTAGATCTCGCTAAGGACTACCGGCAGCGAGCTACGATCGCGGCATTGCAGGAATTGATTAACTTCGAAATTGTAGTGCTACTACTGCCACAGCAAGTGATAGACGAATTCGATCGAAATAAAGACCGCATCATCAAGGAAAGTGGACAGAGCTTAACGAGTACCTTTCGACGAGTTCGGGATGCAGTGAGTCAATTTGGCAAGCCGGAAGGGCTGGAAGAGGCGTTGATTCAGCTCAGTGACATAGACCATAGGGTCGGCATGCTTGGAGAGGCGGTAAACGAATCCATTGGTCGCATCGAAAAAATTTTTGCAGGAGCAAGGAAGATACAAACAAATGACGCTACTTTGCGAGCGGCAGCCATGCGAGCAGTAGAAAAACGTGCTCCGTTTCACAAGCCAAAAAACAGCATGGGGGATGCCATTCTGATCGAGCTATATGCCGCAGCCTTGATAGATGAAAAAAAAGGCGCGGGAAACCAGTTTGTCTTCGTCACCCATAACAAACACGATTTCAGCTCCGGTACAGGCGACGACCGCATACCTCACCCAGACATAGCCGATTTTTTCAACGGGACTCATTCCACTTACTCCATAAACCTGAACTCATACCTCAACGAAATAGCCCCGAAATGGGTCGAGCTTCAATTAATGAACGAGTATCAAGACGAGCCAAGGCTGCTGTCAGAACTGCTTAAGGTTGAGGAGAGATTGACGAGTCAAGTCTGGTACAACCGCCATCGAGGGCGATGTATTGAGGTCGAGGAAGCACGCCTAAAGGTTCTCCCAGAAGCACAATACTCAAGGTCACCGTACAAGCAAGACGAAATACTGGATACCATCTGGAATGGCGCTCTAGCAGCAGCAAAGCGCGTGGAAGAGGAAGTAGGGCTGGACGATCTCGGCCCTTGGAATGACTTCGAATGGGGGATGATCAACGGTAAATTGAGCGCCATCAGATGGATGCTCGGCTACGAATGGGACATGCTCGACACTTAA
- a CDS encoding rRNA pseudouridine synthase, translating to MTDPIRLSKRLIELVGCSRREAELFIEGGWVSVDGEVIDEPQFKITTQKVELDPEAKATVPEPVTILLHAPVGMDAETAMASISAETLSEEHRFSKRPLKGHFLRLTASADLQAKASGLLVFTQDWKILRKLTADAAKIEQEYVVEVEGDMVAHGLNRLNHGLTYKGKELPAVKASWQNENRLRFAMKNPQPGVIALFCEAVGLKVIAIRRIRIGGVSIGKVPVGQWRYLSGKEKF from the coding sequence ATGACTGACCCCATACGCCTTTCCAAACGCCTTATTGAACTGGTCGGTTGCTCCCGTCGGGAGGCTGAGCTGTTTATCGAAGGCGGCTGGGTCTCGGTGGACGGCGAAGTGATTGACGAGCCACAGTTCAAGATCACCACCCAGAAGGTCGAGCTCGATCCAGAGGCCAAGGCCACTGTGCCGGAGCCGGTGACCATTCTGTTGCACGCGCCGGTAGGTATGGATGCCGAAACGGCGATGGCCTCGATCAGCGCCGAGACCCTGTCCGAAGAACACCGCTTCAGCAAACGCCCGCTCAAAGGCCACTTTCTGCGCCTGACCGCCAGTGCCGACCTGCAAGCCAAGGCCAGCGGCCTGTTGGTGTTCACCCAGGACTGGAAGATTCTGCGCAAGTTGACCGCCGATGCCGCCAAGATCGAGCAGGAATACGTGGTGGAAGTCGAAGGCGACATGGTTGCTCATGGCCTCAATCGCCTGAACCACGGCCTGACCTACAAAGGCAAAGAGCTGCCGGCCGTAAAAGCCAGCTGGCAGAACGAAAACCGCCTGCGCTTTGCGATGAAAAACCCGCAACCGGGCGTCATCGCTCTGTTCTGCGAAGCCGTTGGCTTGAAAGTCATCGCCATCCGCCGTATTCGCATTGGCGGCGTGTCCATTGGCAAAGTGCCAGTAGGCCAATGGCGTTACCTGTCCGGCAAAGAGAAGTTCTAA
- the fpr gene encoding ferredoxin-NADP reductase, whose translation MSNMNHERVLSVHHWNDTLFSFKCTRDPGLRFENGQFVMIGLQQPNGRPLMRAYSIASPNWEEHLEFFSIKVPDGPLTSQLQHLKEGDEIIISKKPTGTLVLDDLKPGKHLYLLSTGTGLAPFMSVIQDPETYERFEKVILCHGVRYVNEVAYREFITEHLPQNEFFGEALRDKLIYYPTVTREPFENEGRLTDLMRSGKLFRDIGLPPINPEDDRAMLCGSPSMLDETSEVLNSFGLKVSPRMREPGDYLIERAFVEK comes from the coding sequence ATGAGCAACATGAACCACGAGCGTGTCCTCAGTGTTCATCACTGGAACGACACTCTGTTCAGCTTCAAGTGCACCCGCGATCCGGGCCTGCGCTTCGAGAACGGTCAGTTCGTGATGATCGGCCTGCAACAGCCCAACGGCCGCCCGCTCATGCGCGCTTACTCCATTGCCAGTCCGAACTGGGAAGAGCATCTGGAGTTCTTCAGCATCAAAGTGCCGGATGGCCCGCTGACTTCACAATTGCAGCACTTGAAGGAAGGCGACGAGATCATCATCAGCAAAAAACCGACAGGCACCCTGGTGCTTGACGATTTGAAGCCGGGCAAACACCTGTATCTGCTCAGCACCGGTACTGGCCTCGCTCCATTCATGAGCGTGATCCAGGACCCGGAGACCTACGAGCGTTTCGAAAAAGTGATCCTGTGCCACGGCGTGCGTTACGTCAACGAAGTCGCCTACCGCGAATTCATCACCGAACACCTGCCGCAGAACGAGTTCTTCGGCGAGGCGCTGCGTGACAAGTTGATCTACTACCCGACGGTGACCCGCGAGCCGTTCGAAAACGAAGGCCGCCTGACCGACCTGATGCGCAGCGGCAAGCTGTTCCGCGACATCGGCCTGCCTCCGATCAACCCCGAGGACGACCGTGCCATGCTGTGCGGCAGCCCAAGCATGTTGGACGAGACCAGCGAAGTGCTGAACAGCTTCGGCCTGAAGGTTTCGCCGCGTATGCGTGAGCCGGGTGACTACTTGATCGAACGCGCGTTCGTCGAGAAGTAA
- a CDS encoding GNAT family N-acetyltransferase encodes MRQHSVIHTPKISDFAQLAQIWEASVRATHDFLPDSYIVLLKELVLTRYLDAVMLICTKDARQRITGFAGVAAGKVEMLFIDPQHRGQGLGRQLLRYAIEHMNADALDVNEQNPQALGFYFKQGFEVIGRAEHDGLGQPYPLLHMRLRQQQRRSG; translated from the coding sequence ATGCGTCAGCATTCGGTTATCCACACACCTAAAATCAGCGACTTCGCGCAATTGGCGCAGATCTGGGAAGCGTCCGTGCGCGCGACCCACGACTTCTTGCCGGACAGCTACATCGTGCTGCTTAAGGAACTGGTGCTGACACGTTACCTGGACGCCGTCATGCTGATCTGCACCAAAGACGCGCGCCAGCGTATTACCGGGTTTGCCGGGGTGGCCGCGGGTAAAGTCGAGATGCTGTTTATCGACCCACAGCACCGCGGCCAGGGCCTCGGCCGGCAACTGCTGCGCTATGCGATCGAGCACATGAACGCCGATGCACTGGACGTCAACGAACAGAACCCACAAGCCCTGGGCTTTTACTTCAAGCAGGGGTTCGAGGTAATCGGACGCGCGGAGCATGATGGCCTGGGCCAACCGTACCCGTTGCTGCACATGCGTTTGCGCCAACAGCAACGGCGCAGTGGCTGA
- the rimO gene encoding 30S ribosomal protein S12 methylthiotransferase RimO: protein MSTTIAKANPKVGFVSLGCPKALVDSERILTQLRMEGYDVVSTYQDADVVVVNTCGFIDSAKAESLEVIGEAIKENGKVIVTGCMGVEEGNIRKVHPSVLAVTGPQQYEQVVNAVHQVVPPRQDHNPLIDLVPPQGIKLTPRHYAYLKISEGCNHSCSFCIIPSMRGKLVSRPVGDVLDEAQRLVKSGVKELLVISQDTSAYGVDVKYRTGFWNGAPVKTRMTELCEALSSLGVWVRLHYVYPYPHVDELIPLMAAGKILPYLDIPFQHASPKILKAMKRPAFEDKTLARIKNWREICPELIIRSTFIVGFPGETEEDFQYLLDWLTEAQLDRVGCFQYSPVEGAPANLLDAAIVPDDVKQDRWERFMAHQQAISSARLQLRIGKEIEVLIDEVDEQGAVGRCFFDAPEIDGNVFIDDASGLKPGDKVWCTVTDADEYDLWAEKRD from the coding sequence ATGTCCACCACCATCGCAAAAGCCAACCCAAAGGTCGGCTTTGTATCCCTGGGTTGCCCGAAGGCTCTCGTTGACTCCGAGCGCATCCTCACGCAACTGCGTATGGAAGGCTATGACGTCGTGTCCACTTATCAGGACGCCGACGTGGTGGTGGTCAACACCTGCGGTTTCATCGACTCGGCGAAGGCTGAGTCGCTGGAAGTGATCGGCGAAGCGATCAAGGAAAACGGCAAGGTCATCGTGACCGGCTGCATGGGCGTGGAAGAGGGCAATATCCGCAAGGTGCACCCAAGCGTGCTGGCCGTGACCGGTCCGCAACAGTACGAGCAAGTGGTCAACGCCGTGCACCAGGTGGTGCCGCCTCGCCAGGACCACAACCCGCTGATCGACCTGGTGCCGCCGCAAGGCATCAAGCTGACGCCGCGCCACTATGCGTACCTGAAGATTTCCGAAGGCTGCAACCACAGCTGCAGCTTCTGCATCATCCCGTCGATGCGCGGCAAGCTGGTCAGCCGCCCGGTCGGTGACGTGCTCGACGAAGCCCAGCGCCTGGTCAAATCCGGCGTCAAAGAGCTGTTGGTGATCTCCCAGGACACCAGCGCCTACGGCGTCGATGTGAAATACCGCACCGGTTTCTGGAATGGCGCGCCGGTGAAAACCCGCATGACCGAACTCTGCGAAGCCTTGAGCAGCCTGGGCGTGTGGGTACGCCTGCACTACGTTTACCCGTACCCGCATGTGGACGAGCTGATCCCGCTGATGGCCGCCGGCAAGATCCTGCCGTACCTGGACATCCCGTTCCAGCACGCCAGCCCGAAAATCCTCAAGGCCATGAAACGCCCGGCCTTCGAAGACAAGACCCTGGCGCGCATCAAGAACTGGCGCGAGATCTGCCCTGAGCTGATCATCCGCTCCACGTTCATCGTCGGCTTCCCTGGCGAGACCGAAGAAGACTTCCAGTACCTGCTGGACTGGCTGACCGAGGCCCAACTCGACCGCGTCGGTTGCTTCCAGTACTCGCCGGTGGAAGGCGCTCCAGCCAACCTGCTGGACGCTGCCATCGTTCCAGACGACGTCAAGCAAGACCGTTGGGAGCGCTTCATGGCCCATCAACAGGCCATCAGCTCGGCACGCCTGCAACTGCGTATCGGCAAAGAAATCGAAGTGCTGATTGATGAAGTCGACGAGCAAGGCGCCGTTGGCCGTTGCTTCTTCGATGCGCCGGAAATCGACGGTAACGTGTTTATCGACGATGCCAGCGGCCTGAAGCCGGGCGACAAGGTCTGGTGCACGGTGACGGACGCCGATGAATACGACCTGTGGGCTGAAAAGCGCGATTAA
- the erdR gene encoding response regulator transcription factor ErdR, which yields MATYEILIADDHPLFRSALHQAVTLGLGPDVRLVEVASIAELEARLTEKSDWDLVLLDLNMPGAYGFSGLVLLRGQYPQIPVVMVSAQEDADVVVRSKEFGASGFIPKSSAMEDIQNAVRKVLDGDVSWPPQAFEEINVSDEAKAARDGLASLTPQQFRVLTMVCEGLLNKQIAYELSVSEATIKAHVTAIFRKLGVRTRTQAALLLQQLESISQH from the coding sequence ATGGCCACATACGAAATCCTGATAGCCGATGACCATCCGCTGTTTCGCAGTGCGCTGCATCAGGCCGTTACCCTGGGCCTTGGTCCGGACGTGCGCCTGGTTGAGGTGGCCAGCATTGCCGAGCTGGAAGCCCGCCTCACCGAAAAGTCCGATTGGGACCTCGTGCTGCTCGACCTCAACATGCCAGGTGCCTACGGTTTCTCGGGGCTGGTGCTGTTGCGCGGGCAATACCCGCAAATTCCGGTGGTGATGGTATCGGCCCAGGAAGACGCCGACGTGGTGGTGCGCTCCAAGGAGTTTGGCGCCAGCGGCTTTATTCCCAAGTCGAGTGCCATGGAGGATATCCAGAACGCCGTTCGCAAGGTGTTGGACGGCGATGTGTCCTGGCCACCGCAAGCGTTCGAAGAAATCAATGTGTCCGACGAAGCCAAGGCCGCGCGCGATGGCCTCGCGAGCCTGACGCCCCAGCAATTCCGGGTATTGACCATGGTCTGCGAAGGTTTGCTGAACAAGCAGATTGCTTATGAGCTCAGCGTGTCGGAAGCGACCATCAAGGCCCATGTCACGGCGATCTTCCGCAAATTGGGGGTGCGTACGCGAACCCAGGCGGCGCTGCTCTTGCAACAACTTGAGTCAATTTCGCAGCATTAA
- a CDS encoding DUF1456 family protein has product MIHNDVLRSVRYMLDISDNKMVEIIKLGGMDVTKEDLLTYLKKDEEEGFVFCPDDVMAHFLDGLVIFKRGKDETRPPQPIETPVTNNIILKKLRVAFELKEDDMHAILKAAEFPVSKPELSALFRKFGHTNYRTCGDQLLRNFLKGLTLRVRA; this is encoded by the coding sequence ATGATTCACAACGACGTACTGCGCAGCGTGCGCTACATGCTCGACATCAGCGACAACAAGATGGTCGAGATCATCAAACTCGGCGGCATGGACGTGACCAAGGAAGACCTGCTGACCTACCTCAAGAAAGATGAGGAAGAAGGTTTTGTATTCTGCCCGGACGACGTCATGGCTCACTTCCTGGATGGCCTGGTGATTTTCAAGCGCGGCAAGGACGAAACGCGTCCGCCGCAGCCGATTGAAACCCCGGTGACCAACAACATCATCCTGAAGAAGCTGCGCGTCGCCTTCGAACTGAAAGAAGACGACATGCACGCCATCCTCAAGGCTGCCGAATTCCCGGTGTCCAAACCTGAGCTCAGCGCGCTGTTCCGCAAGTTCGGCCACACCAACTACCGCACCTGCGGCGACCAGTTGCTGCGTAACTTCCTCAAGGGCCTGACCCTGCGGGTTCGTGCGTAA
- a CDS encoding addiction module antidote protein, protein MTIRTRSHEDSVLEMLRDDEAFALEYLSVALEEIDEAGGEDAFLVAIRRIAEARGGMLSLSQNTGLNRANLYRSIAVGGDPKLSTLLKVLQALGVGMSKVVSHRTEHDARA, encoded by the coding sequence ATGACCATTCGTACTCGTTCTCATGAAGATAGCGTTCTTGAAATGCTCCGAGACGACGAAGCGTTCGCCCTCGAATATCTTTCTGTCGCGCTTGAGGAAATCGATGAAGCGGGTGGTGAGGACGCCTTCCTTGTCGCTATCCGTCGCATAGCGGAAGCTCGTGGCGGAATGCTCAGTTTGTCGCAGAACACGGGGCTTAATAGAGCAAATCTGTACAGATCCATCGCCGTCGGCGGTGACCCAAAGCTCTCCACCCTCCTGAAAGTGCTTCAAGCGTTAGGTGTAGGCATGTCTAAAGTTGTATCGCACCGCACAGAGCACGACGCCCGGGCTTAA
- a CDS encoding type II toxin-antitoxin system RelE/ParE family toxin, giving the protein MKHVLSVNGVDIYQAWLDTVQDTRSKARITTRVDRASLGHFGLAEPVGDGVFEMKLDFGPGFRVYYAIQDRKIVFLLGGGSKARQQNDIDQAKALWKSYKVQQK; this is encoded by the coding sequence GTGAAACACGTACTGTCAGTCAATGGCGTGGATATCTACCAGGCTTGGCTGGACACCGTGCAAGACACGCGTTCAAAAGCAAGAATCACAACCAGAGTGGACCGAGCATCACTTGGTCACTTTGGCCTTGCCGAGCCGGTGGGAGATGGAGTTTTTGAGATGAAGCTCGACTTCGGACCTGGCTTTCGCGTGTATTACGCAATTCAGGACCGGAAAATAGTTTTCCTGCTGGGCGGTGGCTCAAAGGCCAGACAGCAGAACGACATTGATCAGGCCAAGGCTCTCTGGAAATCTTACAAGGTGCAGCAAAAATGA